The proteins below come from a single Rhodococcus sp. WMMA185 genomic window:
- a CDS encoding multicopper oxidase family protein: MPRRPELDVQLSRRQALRLGAGVALLGFAGACSITDGTASAVEPDSPQARAFAEAKARQFPLGKRVEFDLRAAPEEVDVGGARCAAWLYDGQLPGPILRVNVGDRVRVLFRNRLPAESTVHWHGIAIRNYMDGVPDVTQPPIPAGSEFTYDFIPPDPGTYWYHTHVDLQRGRGLYGALIVDDPGAPADWDAEFVVVLSDWLIGRTPPQVFDDLRSSTTEATPEMTSPALGGDAGDVVYPMYLVNGKPPVDPTTFMARPGQHVVVRIINASDDTAFRVALGDHRMTVTHTDGFPVEPVDTDSVLIGMGERYDATVVMRDGVFPLVAKAEGKGAQAFALVRTGAGCPPNPTVAPDELRGQPLTIADLNAAEGARLPTREPDTTLLATLGGSMDPYNWMINDQAYPEYTPLTVREGQRARLVYTNTTAMYHPIHLHGHTFAVSRADGSGPRKDTVIVLPGQTLATDIEANNPGQWITHCHNDYHLAAGMATIFSYVS, encoded by the coding sequence ATGCCCAGAAGGCCGGAGCTCGACGTTCAACTGTCGAGACGGCAGGCACTGCGCCTCGGCGCCGGAGTCGCGCTCCTCGGCTTCGCTGGTGCCTGCTCCATCACTGACGGCACAGCGTCCGCCGTCGAGCCCGACTCACCGCAGGCACGTGCGTTCGCCGAGGCCAAGGCCCGACAGTTCCCGCTCGGTAAACGGGTCGAATTCGACCTCCGTGCCGCCCCGGAAGAGGTCGACGTCGGAGGGGCACGCTGCGCCGCATGGCTGTACGACGGCCAGCTACCCGGGCCGATTCTGCGGGTAAATGTCGGAGACAGGGTTCGGGTTCTGTTCCGCAACCGGCTTCCGGCCGAGAGCACCGTGCATTGGCACGGCATCGCGATCCGCAACTACATGGACGGGGTGCCAGATGTCACGCAGCCCCCGATACCGGCTGGTTCAGAGTTCACCTACGACTTCATCCCGCCTGATCCGGGTACCTACTGGTACCACACACACGTCGATCTACAGCGCGGCCGCGGACTGTACGGGGCCCTGATCGTCGACGACCCGGGAGCACCGGCGGATTGGGACGCCGAGTTCGTCGTCGTGCTCTCCGACTGGCTGATCGGCCGCACGCCGCCACAGGTATTCGACGATCTTCGTAGCTCGACCACTGAAGCGACGCCCGAGATGACTTCGCCCGCTCTCGGTGGCGACGCCGGGGACGTGGTCTACCCCATGTACCTCGTGAACGGCAAACCACCCGTCGACCCGACAACCTTCATGGCGAGGCCGGGGCAGCACGTAGTGGTTCGTATCATCAACGCCAGCGACGACACCGCGTTCCGGGTCGCGCTCGGCGATCACCGCATGACGGTCACTCATACAGACGGCTTTCCCGTCGAACCGGTTGACACCGATTCGGTATTGATCGGTATGGGTGAACGGTACGACGCCACCGTAGTCATGCGGGACGGCGTCTTTCCACTGGTCGCGAAAGCGGAGGGGAAAGGAGCGCAGGCCTTCGCTCTGGTACGCACCGGCGCGGGCTGCCCGCCGAACCCTACGGTGGCGCCCGACGAACTGCGTGGCCAACCGCTCACCATCGCCGATCTCAACGCCGCCGAAGGCGCAAGACTGCCGACCAGGGAACCCGACACCACCTTGCTGGCCACACTCGGCGGGAGCATGGACCCCTACAACTGGATGATCAACGATCAGGCCTACCCCGAATACACCCCTTTGACCGTCCGAGAAGGCCAACGAGCTCGGCTGGTCTATACCAACACGACGGCGATGTATCACCCCATTCATCTGCATGGCCACACCTTCGCCGTTTCCCGGGCAGACGGATCGGGCCCCAGGAAGGACACCGTCATCGTGCTACCCGGCCAGACGCTTGCGACCGACATCGAAGCGAACAACCCGGGACAGTGGATCACTCACTGCCACAATGACTATCACCTCGCCGCCGGCATGGCGACCATCTTTTCCTACGTAAGCTGA